One uncultured Caproiciproducens sp. DNA segment encodes these proteins:
- a CDS encoding FAD-binding protein translates to MEKNNGNVIHTDVLCIGGGGAGIMAAISAKKQGARVTLVSKGKIGNSGNTIMIGGSYSMDGESAKNFGFQKADASFNKDYLFEQIVKQSFFLSEQNLVQQYVDESPDVVYQCYQWGERAKIKQNFFAPGGWMLSGHALGKALTQGLHETPGIETVEDTVLVDLLKSDGKITGAVGFNVYSGEPVIIHAKSVVIGTGGYQPFSVTSTNSDMIAGDGIAMAYRAGAQLADMEFMIFIPTALEPQSSKGSILPFLLYSSGIPIGTIDGEGNAIKIPASMRKMAKGSELDKVIFNYYWSGRLAEGKGTENGGLYMDFSKLARLPGFIFNYGFKELLKYFKDFYKYGYYHSDDLFYFKKLMLEKKKIEFALCSEYSMGGIVIDEKMATRVPGLFAAGEAGSGMFGACRVADATTEMMVQGAKAGASAAEYAQKAAQPKADEQMVNTILNKIQAPILRTEGVNSVTTIQKIHRAADQGFGSIRSEEGLSAALAEMEQIKETDIPHLCAGCKSPSYNYERLCALQAENMLTCTEAGIRAALMRRESRGFHLRSDYPEVNNERFAVRILEEQDSDHMIMSERKPTVTRIPIPNESEKNIPEFMIRQKLKFKNASVR, encoded by the coding sequence ATGGAGAAAAATAATGGTAACGTGATACATACCGACGTACTTTGCATTGGCGGAGGCGGTGCCGGAATCATGGCGGCAATCTCCGCCAAAAAGCAGGGAGCCCGTGTAACGCTTGTTTCAAAAGGAAAAATTGGTAATAGCGGAAATACTATTATGATTGGCGGCTCCTATTCGATGGACGGAGAAAGCGCCAAAAATTTTGGCTTTCAAAAAGCAGATGCCTCTTTCAATAAAGACTATTTATTTGAGCAAATTGTAAAGCAAAGTTTCTTCCTTTCAGAACAAAACCTTGTACAGCAATATGTAGACGAAAGCCCGGATGTTGTTTATCAGTGCTATCAGTGGGGAGAACGCGCAAAAATAAAGCAAAACTTTTTTGCACCGGGCGGCTGGATGCTTTCCGGTCATGCTTTGGGCAAGGCCCTTACACAGGGGCTGCATGAAACGCCCGGCATTGAAACGGTGGAAGATACGGTACTCGTTGATTTGTTAAAAAGTGACGGTAAAATTACGGGCGCGGTCGGATTTAATGTTTACAGCGGAGAACCAGTAATCATTCATGCCAAATCCGTCGTAATCGGAACCGGTGGGTATCAGCCGTTTTCTGTGACAAGTACCAACAGTGACATGATAGCCGGGGATGGAATTGCCATGGCTTACCGCGCGGGAGCGCAGCTTGCCGATATGGAGTTCATGATCTTTATCCCAACGGCGCTGGAACCGCAAAGTAGCAAAGGCTCGATTCTGCCGTTTCTGCTTTATTCCTCCGGCATCCCAATCGGTACGATTGACGGTGAAGGAAATGCCATAAAAATTCCCGCGTCCATGCGCAAAATGGCAAAGGGAAGCGAGCTTGACAAGGTTATTTTTAACTACTATTGGTCGGGCCGTCTTGCAGAAGGAAAAGGAACGGAAAACGGCGGGTTGTATATGGATTTTTCAAAGCTCGCGAGACTACCCGGATTTATTTTCAATTATGGTTTTAAAGAGTTGCTGAAGTATTTTAAGGACTTTTATAAATACGGCTACTATCACAGTGATGATTTATTCTATTTCAAGAAGCTGATGCTTGAAAAGAAGAAAATCGAATTTGCGCTTTGCTCGGAGTATTCGATGGGCGGCATTGTGATTGACGAGAAAATGGCAACAAGAGTGCCCGGCCTTTTTGCGGCAGGAGAAGCCGGAAGCGGAATGTTCGGCGCGTGCCGCGTGGCGGATGCAACAACTGAAATGATGGTACAGGGCGCAAAGGCAGGTGCTTCGGCGGCAGAGTATGCACAAAAGGCTGCACAGCCGAAAGCAGACGAGCAGATGGTAAATACGATACTGAATAAAATTCAGGCACCGATTCTTCGCACTGAGGGCGTAAACTCGGTCACGACCATTCAAAAAATTCACCGGGCGGCAGATCAGGGCTTTGGCTCCATTCGCAGTGAGGAAGGATTGAGCGCAGCCCTAGCGGAGATGGAACAGATCAAAGAAACAGATATTCCCCATCTATGCGCTGGGTGCAAATCACCCAGTTATAACTATGAGCGCCTTTGTGCCTTGCAGGCTGAAAATATGCTGACCTGCACGGAGGCGGGGATCCGTGCCGCCCTGATGCGGCGTGAAAGCCGCGGCTTCCATCTGCGTTCGGATTATCCGGAGGTAAATAATGAACGCTTCGCAGTGCGCATTTTAGAGGAACAGGATTCGGACCATATGATAATGAGTGAGCGTAAACCAACTGTAACGAGAATTCCGATTCCCAATGAAAGCGAAAAAAACATTCCGGAATTCATGATTCGCCAGAAATTGAAATTCAAAAATGCCAGCGTTCGATAA
- a CDS encoding L-2-amino-thiazoline-4-carboxylic acid hydrolase: protein MTSIKSSEDPAVRFAKLTAELYYFLADALVENLGEEKGKAAIRESLKKFGEKRVSDMKKEAIERGLPLAPQTYSEVRDMPSNGWKNDLANPLVITECPMFDMWEDFGENGMELGALYCEIDHILFGGFGLALSRPRCKTKGDRVCDFQVQMKEGQNGNGEK from the coding sequence ATGACATCCATAAAAAGTTCAGAAGACCCGGCTGTTCGCTTCGCAAAACTGACAGCGGAACTCTATTATTTTCTTGCAGATGCGCTTGTTGAAAATCTGGGTGAGGAAAAAGGGAAAGCGGCAATACGGGAGTCACTGAAAAAATTCGGTGAGAAAAGAGTCTCCGATATGAAAAAAGAGGCAATCGAAAGAGGACTGCCTCTTGCCCCTCAAACTTATTCTGAGGTACGTGATATGCCGTCCAACGGCTGGAAAAACGATCTCGCGAATCCATTGGTCATCACAGAATGCCCGATGTTTGATATGTGGGAAGACTTTGGAGAAAACGGCATGGAGCTTGGCGCGTTATACTGCGAAATTGACCATATTTTGTTTGGTGGTTTTGGGTTGGCGCTCAGCCGCCCGCGATGCAAAACCAAGGGCGACCGTGTCTGTGACTTTCAGGTGCAAATGAAAGAGGGGCAAAACGGCAATGGAGAAAAATAA
- a CDS encoding MarR family transcriptional regulator: protein MGKDINEERLLERVNRISHRIVRLNEQFDEKSFHRIKNLSKIEISVLSLLCENPQMIMRDISEQLQVSKSTMTGVVDKLEELGFLQRVINKRDRRSYALEVTAEGKLAQKEHLKWEREAYLQFIEAMRACDVAETYLDQTEKILAYFENH from the coding sequence ATGGGAAAAGACATCAACGAAGAGCGCCTTTTAGAGCGAGTAAATCGAATTTCACACCGCATTGTAAGATTGAATGAACAATTTGACGAGAAATCCTTTCATAGAATAAAAAACCTTTCCAAAATTGAAATATCTGTTTTGAGTTTGCTTTGCGAGAATCCGCAAATGATTATGCGTGATATCAGCGAACAGCTTCAGGTATCAAAAAGCACTATGACCGGCGTTGTCGATAAGCTGGAAGAGCTGGGGTTTTTACAGCGTGTCATCAACAAGCGTGATCGCAGGTCATATGCCCTTGAGGTCACGGCGGAAGGGAAGCTTGCGCAAAAGGAGCATTTGAAATGGGAAAGGGAAGCCTATCTGCAGTTTATTGAGGCCATGCGCGCATGTGACGTAGCAGAGACCTACCTTGATCAAACTGAAAAAATCCTTGCATATTTTGAAAACCATTGA
- a CDS encoding MBL fold metallo-hydrolase: MSHYIRLNLGITKVYLLECSNGYLLIDTGYEADYKKFRKKLKKAGIEIDQIKYLLLTHYHDDHSGFANKLKYEFGIPLIVQKKSVLLLAQGDSGEEEEGHYITCRMRLLFSVFELFHKDFKYPPVLINDEDTLVDGDDQNILRVLGIHADILYTPGHSADSMSVLYDDGVAFVGDAAMNFLKFTGTHYRPIYYSNLEQTYKSIQKLISAGAQTILPAHGNPFPAKKLKNMLARFNIR, translated from the coding sequence ATGAGTCATTATATCCGGTTGAATTTAGGAATCACGAAAGTATATCTGCTTGAGTGTTCGAATGGTTATTTGTTAATTGATACCGGTTATGAAGCCGATTATAAAAAATTCAGGAAAAAGCTGAAAAAGGCCGGAATCGAAATTGATCAAATCAAGTATCTGCTGCTTACCCATTATCACGACGACCATTCTGGTTTTGCAAATAAGCTCAAATACGAATTTGGCATTCCCTTGATTGTGCAAAAAAAATCTGTCCTTCTTCTGGCTCAGGGGGACAGCGGTGAGGAAGAAGAAGGGCATTACATAACCTGCCGTATGCGGCTGTTGTTCTCCGTTTTTGAATTATTCCACAAGGATTTTAAATATCCGCCTGTTCTCATCAATGATGAGGACACATTGGTTGATGGTGATGATCAAAATATTTTACGGGTGCTGGGCATTCATGCCGATATTTTGTATACGCCGGGGCACTCTGCCGACTCCATGAGCGTTCTGTACGATGATGGTGTTGCTTTTGTAGGGGATGCGGCCATGAATTTTCTAAAATTCACCGGTACTCATTACCGTCCGATCTATTACAGCAACTTAGAGCAAACTTACAAAAGTATTCAAAAATTGATTTCTGCCGGAGCTCAAACAATATTGCCTGCTCACGGCAACCCTTTTCCCGCTAAAAAGCTTAAGAACATGCTTGCACGTTTTAATATTAGATAG
- a CDS encoding TetR/AcrR family transcriptional regulator, which produces MSADKVRIPKQKRSIEIKKKIKVTAQELFSEKGYYNTSSNEIVKAAGSSIGAFYSYFSDKKALFIEILHEYNQNIVAQVQVKTIQDDDPKIIIRQYILAVLDAHSYSPEFHREILAMTYADEEIRNIVDHYEAEMIKQIAQLLNRNRKLIRVTDTNNAAFLIFKSVEEVVHSIRIFSHSCDESAIIRELTDMICSYVLK; this is translated from the coding sequence ATGAGTGCTGATAAAGTTAGAATACCAAAGCAAAAACGCAGCATTGAAATAAAGAAAAAAATAAAAGTAACCGCGCAAGAGTTATTTTCTGAAAAGGGATATTATAATACATCTTCAAATGAAATCGTAAAAGCTGCCGGTTCATCTATCGGTGCCTTTTACTCGTATTTCAGCGATAAAAAAGCATTATTTATTGAAATTCTTCATGAATACAATCAAAATATCGTTGCCCAAGTCCAAGTGAAGACGATTCAGGATGACGATCCCAAGATTATCATTCGGCAGTATATCCTCGCAGTACTGGACGCTCACAGTTATTCTCCCGAATTTCACAGAGAAATCCTTGCTATGACATATGCGGATGAAGAGATCAGAAATATCGTTGACCATTACGAAGCAGAAATGATTAAACAAATCGCACAGCTCTTAAATAGAAACCGAAAATTAATAAGAGTCACCGATACAAATAACGCTGCTTTTTTGATTTTTAAGAGTGTAGAGGAGGTCGTTCACAGCATACGGATATTTAGTCATTCTTGTGATGAGTCTGCCATAATTCGGGAACTGACAGATATGATCTGTTCCTATGTGTTGAAATGA
- a CDS encoding YcxB family protein → MNNNDIIAINNLSLGKSDFIEFEKAIRKRSAKVAFVIVVICVAVIYVAAIASALLKTHIVSGALLILIAFCLIISILMYVVFPHWLGGIRYKQYCMTHNSTGRMIFYLDRLGTMVGEEAVQTLFYTDIKRIVQTDNLFIMEFSNKVYSIVRKDGFSEGCLEAVQNRLLEK, encoded by the coding sequence ATGAATAATAATGACATTATAGCCATAAACAATCTGTCGCTAGGCAAATCTGATTTTATTGAATTTGAGAAGGCAATTAGGAAAAGGTCGGCGAAAGTAGCTTTTGTTATTGTAGTTATCTGTGTTGCAGTTATCTATGTGGCTGCTATTGCATCAGCCCTGCTGAAAACCCACATTGTATCTGGAGCACTATTGATCTTGATAGCTTTTTGTTTGATCATTTCCATTTTGATGTATGTTGTGTTTCCGCATTGGCTTGGTGGAATACGCTATAAGCAGTATTGCATGACTCACAACAGTACAGGGAGAATGATCTTTTATTTGGATCGTTTAGGGACAATGGTCGGTGAAGAAGCGGTTCAAACACTATTTTATACGGACATCAAGAGAATTGTTCAGACGGACAATCTTTTTATCATGGAATTCTCCAATAAAGTTTATTCCATCGTACGAAAGGACGGATTCTCAGAAGGATGCCTTGAAGCCGTCCAGAATCGATTACTCGAAAAATAA
- a CDS encoding DUF4097 family beta strand repeat-containing protein, whose product MRTKYNAKITGILIGVIVIMSILGLGALHMFREINEEKYFTVEEVNEIQVTMSSAPVHIIRTKLSDKIKFHYYGKSMQELKLSADIKNSTLVVAAKRKIDGPIPENMFLDIYIPEDYEKNLSIKISSGVVKMDSLNLANFTLNTSSGGLEAESLNAGEISINTSSGKVNIKKLDAKELEIKGSSSAINIDECIAKEARVETSSGSVNLRNSNGNFNLKGTAANVLIAYKEFENQNISVVTTAGNVTLELPSTAEFLLEAKTTTGKIQSDFSANTVGDIDKRRIVVQIGTKKNIVSLQTSTGSIKILKK is encoded by the coding sequence ATGCGAACTAAATATAATGCAAAAATAACGGGAATACTGATTGGAGTGATAGTTATTATGAGTATTTTGGGATTAGGAGCATTACACATGTTTAGAGAAATCAATGAAGAAAAATACTTTACAGTTGAAGAAGTTAATGAGATACAGGTGACAATGTCAAGCGCACCAGTTCACATTATACGAACGAAACTAAGTGACAAAATAAAATTTCATTATTATGGTAAATCAATGCAGGAACTCAAACTTTCAGCTGATATTAAGAATTCGACTCTTGTTGTAGCAGCAAAGCGTAAGATTGATGGGCCAATACCCGAAAATATGTTTTTGGACATATATATTCCTGAAGACTATGAAAAAAATCTATCCATTAAAATTTCATCAGGTGTTGTAAAGATGGATTCTCTAAATTTAGCAAATTTCACTCTTAATACCTCTTCTGGGGGACTAGAAGCTGAATCATTAAATGCTGGAGAAATCTCCATAAATACATCATCAGGAAAAGTTAATATAAAGAAATTAGATGCGAAAGAATTAGAAATAAAAGGTTCATCATCAGCCATTAACATCGATGAGTGCATTGCTAAAGAGGCTAGAGTGGAGACATCTTCAGGTAGTGTCAATTTGCGAAACAGTAATGGAAACTTCAATTTAAAAGGGACAGCCGCAAATGTGCTAATAGCCTACAAGGAGTTTGAGAATCAGAATATAAGTGTAGTAACTACAGCAGGAAATGTTACATTAGAGCTTCCCAGCACTGCTGAGTTTTTGCTTGAAGCCAAAACCACTACCGGAAAAATCCAATCTGATTTTTCTGCTAATACGGTAGGGGATATTGATAAAAGAAGGATAGTGGTCCAAATAGGGACGAAAAAGAATATTGTTTCGCTTCAAACCTCGACAGGAAGCATCAAAATTTTGAAAAAGTAA
- a CDS encoding TetR/AcrR family transcriptional regulator, whose amino-acid sequence MEDKKADIFICGKEIFSSKGFKDTNVSDITKMVGIGVGTFYNYYSSKEKLFIEIYLKENEGLKRKIMETVDTDDDPAKVLKEVMAINFNGMNSNPILKEWYNRDLFSKLEKEFYEQDGFKSIDEFMNSGTVELIKKWKAEGRIRNDLDDDMILAIFNSIPYIDIHKSEIGIQYFPQILEYIVEFIMKGLSNCQK is encoded by the coding sequence ATGGAAGATAAAAAAGCTGATATTTTTATTTGCGGAAAAGAGATATTCAGCTCCAAAGGGTTTAAGGACACAAATGTTTCTGACATAACCAAAATGGTTGGGATAGGGGTAGGCACTTTTTATAATTACTACTCATCGAAAGAGAAGCTTTTCATAGAAATTTATTTAAAAGAAAACGAAGGACTCAAAAGAAAGATCATGGAGACGGTTGACACGGATGATGATCCAGCAAAGGTGCTTAAAGAAGTAATGGCAATCAACTTCAATGGTATGAACTCGAACCCTATACTGAAAGAATGGTATAACAGAGATCTTTTTAGTAAACTGGAGAAAGAATTTTATGAACAGGATGGATTCAAGAGTATTGATGAGTTCATGAATAGCGGTACAGTAGAGTTAATCAAGAAGTGGAAAGCTGAAGGAAGAATAAGAAATGATTTGGATGATGATATGATACTCGCCATTTTTAATTCTATCCCCTATATAGATATCCATAAATCAGAAATTGGAATTCAATACTTTCCCCAGATTTTAGAATATATAGTGGAGTTTATTATGAAAGGTCTAAGCAATTGTCAGAAATGA
- a CDS encoding RidA family protein — MKEIRRTEISDEWAHSGIVEAGDYVFISYCMANEGQSIENQIDGAFDILSERLETIGLTLESVVKMDCLFKDIKDLSFLGEIIKKRFDGKFPARKAFETKFIREGINFQIDAIAFKG, encoded by the coding sequence ATGAAGGAAATTAGAAGAACAGAAATAAGTGATGAATGGGCACATTCTGGAATTGTTGAAGCAGGTGATTATGTTTTTATAAGCTATTGTATGGCAAATGAAGGGCAATCAATCGAAAATCAAATAGATGGTGCTTTTGATATTTTAAGCGAAAGGCTAGAAACAATTGGTTTAACCTTAGAATCAGTTGTGAAAATGGATTGTCTATTTAAGGATATTAAGGATTTATCGTTTTTGGGAGAAATAATTAAAAAAAGATTTGATGGAAAATTTCCTGCAAGAAAAGCATTTGAAACCAAATTCATTAGAGAGGGAATTAATTTTCAGATTGATGCAATAGCTTTTAAGGGATAG
- a CDS encoding adenine-specific methyltransferase EcoRI family protein produces the protein MAENSNLSSSRSDKADEFYTQLSLIKSELKHYKRHFKGKVVLCNSDDPFESNFFKYFAMNFNSLGLKKLIATCYATSSIIYTQWTLFGNEVVAGQEPSKKKPYRIEIARFFHYPQILR, from the coding sequence ATGGCAGAAAATAGCAACCTATCATCATCAAGAAGCGATAAAGCCGACGAATTTTATACGCAATTATCGCTTATTAAGAGTGAACTAAAACACTACAAGAGGCATTTCAAGGGTAAAGTCGTATTGTGTAATAGTGACGATCCTTTCGAAAGCAACTTTTTCAAATATTTTGCGATGAACTTCAATTCGTTAGGATTGAAAAAACTGATTGCGACCTGTTATGCAACGTCGTCGATTATTTATACCCAGTGGACGCTATTCGGAAATGAAGTCGTCGCGGGGCAAGAGCCGAGCAAAAAGAAACCGTATAGAATCGAAATTGCAAGGTTTTTTCACTATCCTCAGATATTGAGGTAG